From the genome of Anopheles bellator unplaced genomic scaffold, idAnoBellAS_SP24_06.2 scaffold00200_ctg1, whole genome shotgun sequence, one region includes:
- the LOC131214193 gene encoding uncharacterized protein LOC131214193 — MTTPSAPTMTYDEFVSVGKIPDYVRDLPTFDGHANELMAWIMEIENVLHICLHGCRGQNISISSLEKIPIFAFKRGDARVTFGNNYYIHHFNVSAIQREIRILSTEFSSLEETQFTTIIEQEFTNAYEMLKNTFPIHRSKRWDAIGTVWKFIAGSPDADDLRLINSTINDLITNNNVQVKINKDLTLQLTETLQRIQEALKLSRDSSIDFYSINILLNLKYLSEKLSLVTDSIALAKLGITNPRILNKNEIDLLISDITKQELPIQTVTEALSYTSTKIATNNNEILFIISCPRLTSDLYTRIELFGITNNDKKVHVPNQYYLSLKSQFFIVPNVEKHIFDLKDLQQDNGNCIPALLRGESALCDYISNPAKTEVIHLDTNHLLIDSVSTFTIKTTCGVKKRNLTGSFLITYEACSIFLNEKMISNNKTEMFGSPLHLPIYELRNEMQKMKLETNSINGSGWFYMNIISWPVMLIIAFGAYIATKMWKRGTVINIHEPPTPRPTSDNENASNNYNPPTMMHVFRTEPQI, encoded by the exons ATGCCTACATGGTTGCCGTGGCCAAAACATCTCAATATCTAGTTTAGAAAAAATACCGATATTCGCATTTAAAAGAGGCGATGCCAGAGTAACATTTGGCAATAACTACTACATACATCATTTCAACGTATCAGCCATACAGCGCGAAATTAGGATCTTATCTACGGAATTTAGTTCTCTAGAAGAAACCCAATTTACAACCATTATAGAACAAGAATTCACTAACGCATATGAAATGTTGAAGAATACATTTCCGATCCATAGAAGCAAACGTTGGGACGCAATAGGAACTGTTTGGAAGTTTATCGCAGGAAGTCCAGACGCTGATGATCTAAGGCTAATCAATTCTACTATAAACGATCTCATAACCAACAATAATGTACAAGTAAAAATCAATAAGGATCTTACACTTCAGCTAACAGAGACACTGCAACGAATCCAAGAAGCACTTAAACTTTCGCGAGATTCCTCGATAGACTTTTATTCAATAAACATTCTCCTGAACCTCAAATATCTGTCCGAGAAGTTAAGCTTAGTTACAGATAGTATAGCTTTGGCTAAATTGGGCATAACAAACCCACGCATATTGAACAAGAACGAAATAGATTTACTAATTAGCGatataacaaaacaagaacTTCCGATACAAACAGTTACAGAAGCATTGTCGTACACGAGTACAAAAATTGCCACGAATAATAATGAAATACTGTTCATCATAAGTTGCCCTAGACTTACAAGCGACCTTTACACGAGGATTGAGCTGTTCGGTATAACTAACAATGATAAGAAAGTTCATGTTCCCAACCAATATTACCTTTCCCTTAAATcccaatttttcatcgtcccCAATGTCGAGAAACACATATTCGATCTAAAGGATTTGCAACAAGACAACGGAAATTGTATCCCAGCACTTCTTCGAGGAGAGTCAGCACTCTGTGACTACATATCGAACCCAGCGAAGACTGAAGTTATTCATCTCGATACGAACCATTTGTTGATCGACTCGGTTAGTACCTTCACCATCAAAACCACATGCGGCGTTAAGAAGAGAAATTTGACCGGTTCATTTCTCATAACCTATGAGGCATGTAGTATCTTCCTCAATGAGAAAATGATCTCTAATAACAAAACCGAAATGTTCGGATCGCCATTGCATCTACCTATCTACG AGCTTAGAAATGAGAtgcagaaaatgaaattagagACAAATAGCATCAACGGAAGTGGATGGTTTTACATGAACATAATCAGTTGGCCTGTGATGCTAATTATTGCCTTCGGTGCCTACATAGCTACGAAAATGTGGAAGAGAGGAACCGTCATAAATATCCACGAACCACCAACACCGCGCCCCACATCGGATAACGAGAATGCGTCAAACAACTACAACCCACCCACCATGATGCATGTATTTCGTACGGAGCCTCAAATCTAA